ATCCTGTGCTGTTAAGCCTGATTTGTACATTAAGTTTAATGACGCAATAAGAGTATCATTTATTGAAGCATTTGCTTCTTTTTCGTTAAGTCCGATTTTCTGTCCAATAGCAGCGAGTTCTCTCCACTGGAACCAGAAATATGTGGGCAGCATTGCCGACATTATTGCATAGCTCTCTAGTTTCTCTTCAGATACTTCAAATGTTTCACCAAGGGTTTTAAGCAAGTCCAGAATTTCCATTTTTTCCCCCTTTTCAAATTCTGATGAAAAGCAAACAGGATTGTACCCTTCATTGATATAAGAAGTTGCATTCGGGATTAATCTTGCGATGTTCTTAATGTGTGGCAGTTTTGATGCCATCTTCGCGATACTAATTTTCGGTGCCAGCGAAATTACGGTTGAATCTGCCTTTATGCTCCCTTTAACTAATTCAAGCGTATCCATAACAACAGGAGGATGTAATGATATAAAAACAATATCCTGACCTGCAGCATTTAAAGAATCAGCGCCTTCAACTTCAGGAAATTTCTTTTTGAGTGATGCCAGAACTTCCGGATTTGTATCTGAAACGACAACCTTACCGAATTTTACTTTCTTGTTACTAAATCCCCGGAGAAGAATTTTTGTTACTCTTCCGCCGCCGATAAATCCAATTGACTTTTTCATAATGATTTGAATTTAAATGAATTTAATGCTGATCATTGCATACAATAACTCAACTTTTGTGTATACTTTTTTATTTGTCTTTTCCCGACTCTCTGGGCTTAAGCTGACACATACATGAACCTGTCAAACGGCTTGAAATGTCAATAGTTACAGGCAAACCATCTCTTTCCCAGTCAACAATTCCTCCTGCCATGTTTGCTATCTTTTTAAATCCCTTTTCTTTCAGGAAAATAACCACTTCCTTACTTCTGAGCCCAACAGTATCAGCAAAAATTAAGCAGGAGTCAACAGGCAAATTTCCGTACTCATTAATAATCTTACTTTTAGGGAATAAGATTAATCCGGGAACATCAAATGATTTGAATCCTCTAAGGTTTTCCTCCCTGACATCTATCAGAAGCGCCCCCTTTTTAACCAGTTCAAAGGCTTCCCCGGGCGAAACATTAAGAATTTCGCAGCTGACAATTCCGAAACCTTCAAACAAGTCTTTCATAACATCTTAGTCTGGGTCCGTAAAATCGAAGCCAGAATTAAATCCATCAAAAAATTGAATTAAAAAGAAAACCAACAATCATAATTCCTGAAGCGACAATCCCAATAAATGTCAGTATCAAAGGAAGTTTCAAAACCTTTTTCAGAATAATTATCTCGGGAAGTGAGAGTCCGATCACTGCCATCATGAACGCAAGTGCTGTACCCAGGGGAACACCTTTCTCAATAAAAACGCTGACAATTGGTATAATACCTGCAGCATTTGAATAAAGGGGCACGCCTATCAGGACCGAAAGAGGAACTGAATACCATACAGATTTCCCCATAAGGTTTGTCATGAAACTTTCCGGCACATAACCATGCGCTGCGGCTCCGACTGCGATACCGATAACAATATAAATCCAGACTTTACCAACTATCTCTTTAACAGCTGTAAATCCCATATCCATTCGCTGCGGGAATGTTATTTTTTCCTCAGCCTCCTCGTCTGATGAACCCATTTTCTCATATACCCAGTTCTC
The nucleotide sequence above comes from Bacteroidales bacterium. Encoded proteins:
- a CDS encoding NAD(P)-binding domain-containing protein, encoding MKKSIGFIGGGRVTKILLRGFSNKKVKFGKVVVSDTNPEVLASLKKKFPEVEGADSLNAAGQDIVFISLHPPVVMDTLELVKGSIKADSTVISLAPKISIAKMASKLPHIKNIARLIPNATSYINEGYNPVCFSSEFEKGEKMEILDLLKTLGETFEVSEEKLESYAIMSAMLPTYFWFQWRELAAIGQKIGLNEKEANASINDTLIASLNLMYKSGLTAQDVIDLIPVKPIGEHESQINEFYNTKLIGLFEKIKP
- a CDS encoding rhodanese-like domain-containing protein, with amino-acid sequence MKDLFEGFGIVSCEILNVSPGEAFELVKKGALLIDVREENLRGFKSFDVPGLILFPKSKIINEYGNLPVDSCLIFADTVGLRSKEVVIFLKEKGFKKIANMAGGIVDWERDGLPVTIDISSRLTGSCMCQLKPRESGKDK